Below is a genomic region from Streptomyces ferrugineus.
GTCCTGCGGCCCACCGCGCCCAGGCGGGCGTAGGGGATGAGCTCGTGGGAGCGGGCCAGGACCGAGATGGTGTCGAGTTGTACCGCGCCGAGGTGACGGAGGATGCCGCGGACGCCGGCCCTTCGGTCGAGGGCGCCGAGGAAGCCCTGCGCGCGCAGGGCGATGCGGCGGGCCTCGTCGGCCGAGAGGGCGGTGGTGGGGCGCAGGGTCGTCATGGGCGGCACCCTAGAGGCCGGCACTGACAACACGGGCTGAACTGGGGATACGCCCGCCCCTGGCCGCCCACCCACGGCCGCCCGCCCACGGCCGCTCGGTGACGGCCGTGGGCGGGGCTAGGCGGGCTGGTTCCGCGCCGGAAGGTACGGCGCCGTCGACGGCAGCGCCAGGTCCGACGGGAGCAGGGAGCCCACCCAGCAGTCCCGGCGTACGCCCTGGTGGACGATGGCGGAGCGCAGGGTGCCCTCAAGGGCGAAGCCGGCCCGTTCGGCCACCGCGCGGGAGGGCCTGTTGCCGACCTCCGCGCGCCATTCCACACGGTCGATCGACAGGTCGACGAAGGCCCAGCGGGAGGCGGCGAGGACGGCCTCGGTGACGTAGCCGTGGCCGCGGTGCTCCTTCGTGCCCCAGAAGCCGATCTCGGCCTCGCTCATGGAACGCATCGTGAGACCGAGCATGCCCACCAGTTCCTCCCCTTCGGGGAGGAAGAGACCCCAGGTGAACATCGAACCGTTCTTCCAGCCGTCGGGGACCAGTTGTTCCGTGAAGCTGTGCGCGTGCTCGCGCAGATAGGGCGAGGGGATCGTCGTCCAGCGCTGGATGGCGGGATCCTGGGCGGCCTCGTACACGGCATCGGTGTCATTCGGGCCGACCGCGCGCATCAGGAGGCGGTCGGTGGTGAGCGTGGCGGGTTCCATCGGCCGATTCTCCTCGTGGCCTCGGCGGAAGCGCCAACGCTTATGCGGTGGGTGAGCACGTGATCGCATTTCGCACAATTCATGAGTGGAACGCGGCACCATCCGCGACCCCCGTCCGTTGTCCCCTTTGACGGAGATTTGAAGCAGTGGACGCTCGTCGCCCCCGGCAGGCTCCCGGCGCGGCGGGGTCCTCGCATACGATGGCCGTTGCTCAGTCAAGTCAAATGGAAACCGACCGTCCCAGGCCCGACCGGCAAGGAGACCAACCCCCGTGTCCGTCCTCTCGAAGATCATGCGTGCAGGCGAAGGCAAGATCCTGCGCAAGCTGCACCGCATCGCGGACCAGGTCAACTCCATCGAAGAGGACTTCGTCGACCTCTCCGACGCCGAGCTGCGGGCCCTCACCGATGAGTACAAGCAGCGGTACGCCGATGGCGAGACCCTGGACGATCTGCTGCCCGAGGCCTTCGCCACGGTCCGCGAGGCCGCCAAGCGCGTCCTCGGCCAGCGGCACTACGACGTCCAGATCATGGGCGGCGCGGCGCTCCATCTCGGCTATGTGGCCGAGATGAAGACCGGTGAGGGCAAGACGCTCGTCGGCACGCTGCCCGCGTATCTCAACGCCCTGTCCGGCGAGGGTGTTCACCTGATCACGGTCAACGACTACCTGGCCGAGCGCGACTCCGAGATGATGGGCCGCGTCCACAAGTTCCTCGGCCTGAACGTGGGCTGCATCCTCGCCAACATGACGCCGGCCCAGCGTCGTGAGCAGTACGCGTGCGACATCACGTACGGCACGAACAACGAGTTCGGCTTCGACTACCTGCGCGACAACATGGCGTGGTCCAAGGACGAACTCGTCCAGCGCGGCCACAACTTCGCCATCGTCGACGAGGTCGACTCCATCCTCGTCGACGAGGCCCGTACGCCGCTGATCATCTCCGGCCCCGCCGACCAGGCCACCAAGTGGTACGGCGACTTCGCCAAGCTGGTCACGCGCCTGAAGAGGGGTGAGGCGGGCAACCCGCTCAAGGGCATCGAGGAGACCGGCGACTACGACGTCGACGAGAAGAAGCGCACGGTCGCCATCCACGAGTCCGGGGTCTCCAAGGTCGAGGACTGGCTGGGCATCGACAACCTCTACGAGTCGGTGAACACGCCGCTGGTGGGTTACCTGAACAACGCCATCAAGGCCAAGGAGCTGTTCAAGCTCGACAAGGACTACGTCGTCATCGACGGCGAGGTCATGATCGTCGACGAGCACACCGGCCGTATCCTCGCCGGCCGCCGCTACAACGAGGGCATGCACCAGGCGATCGAGGCGAAGGAAGGGGTGGACAT
It encodes:
- a CDS encoding GNAT family N-acetyltransferase — encoded protein: MEPATLTTDRLLMRAVGPNDTDAVYEAAQDPAIQRWTTIPSPYLREHAHSFTEQLVPDGWKNGSMFTWGLFLPEGEELVGMLGLTMRSMSEAEIGFWGTKEHRGHGYVTEAVLAASRWAFVDLSIDRVEWRAEVGNRPSRAVAERAGFALEGTLRSAIVHQGVRRDCWVGSLLPSDLALPSTAPYLPARNQPA